A window of Eubacteriaceae bacterium ES3 contains these coding sequences:
- a CDS encoding ATP-binding protein, translating to MHLTYRARIILYNFLLFSFSFLFILFCVYQGTSYYYINQTKNLLMEISKDSTLYISQELKNISDDSSLENSFISNSLYLGHTISATESTRTLLYDANGVLIADSSTLTTSASLDTEVNLSRKENAPVFTLKKINNTTYAYFTAPISVDETLIGYLGFVYSLRDMDVFLSHVAFFMWVSSSIALIAIAVTSFLFANNFIRPIKDLTKISEEINEGNYNLAIYYKHEDEIGELTKAFNGMITNNNSMIIQLDSERKRLAGVLASLDDGLLALDRNGNIITSNRYIKTYFNVSNPKSIYDFQYQSFLRDIFDRLKNGKDHIQEDIDCNDRNLLLIGSPIREKGFEENYMIIIRNMTAAKHIQDEQRKFISSVSHELRTPLTTIIGYTDMLTRRQVVDPEILNRSLNTINREGHRLLRLVDTLLNANKVDKAEFDFKKTNLNIVILLSEVVEQMQIKAAQSEVEINYRSEDLPEILGDYDRLQQVFINIIHNAIKYSNPGDIIDVVSTIEDQHINVSIRDYGPGISDIEQNRIFNAFYRVEEDRSRGPGEGGSGLGLYIVKQIVEKHDGQIHIESVVGEGTNIIVTLPILEELIYGGTKDDTL from the coding sequence ATGCATCTCACCTATCGTGCGCGAATTATCCTCTACAACTTTTTGCTGTTCTCTTTTTCCTTTCTGTTTATCCTGTTTTGTGTCTATCAGGGAACTTCCTACTATTACATTAATCAGACAAAAAATTTGCTGATGGAAATTTCCAAGGATTCGACTCTGTATATCAGTCAGGAATTAAAAAACATTTCTGATGATTCCTCCCTGGAAAACAGTTTTATCAGCAACAGCCTGTATTTGGGTCATACTATATCGGCAACAGAATCTACCCGCACGTTATTATATGACGCAAATGGTGTTCTGATTGCCGATTCCAGTACACTAACAACCTCAGCCAGCCTGGATACTGAAGTTAATCTTTCACGTAAAGAAAATGCGCCGGTTTTTACCCTAAAAAAAATCAATAACACTACTTACGCCTATTTTACTGCCCCTATTTCAGTTGACGAAACACTGATTGGCTATCTTGGATTTGTCTACTCGCTGCGGGACATGGATGTTTTTTTAAGCCATGTCGCCTTTTTTATGTGGGTTAGCAGCAGCATAGCACTAATCGCTATTGCAGTCACATCTTTTCTTTTTGCCAATAATTTCATCCGCCCGATCAAAGACCTGACAAAAATCTCAGAAGAAATTAACGAAGGCAACTATAATCTGGCGATTTATTATAAGCACGAAGATGAAATAGGAGAACTGACAAAAGCTTTTAATGGGATGATTACCAATAACAACAGCATGATTATTCAGCTTGATTCCGAAAGAAAGCGCCTAGCCGGAGTCCTTGCTTCTCTTGATGATGGTCTTTTAGCACTTGATCGAAACGGTAATATCATTACCTCAAACCGTTATATCAAGACTTATTTTAACGTCAGTAATCCAAAAAGTATTTATGATTTTCAATATCAGTCCTTTCTTAGAGATATTTTTGATCGTCTCAAAAATGGTAAAGACCATATTCAGGAAGATATAGACTGCAATGACCGTAACCTGCTCCTGATCGGCAGTCCCATCCGTGAAAAAGGCTTTGAAGAAAATTACATGATTATTATCAGAAATATGACTGCCGCCAAGCATATTCAAGACGAACAGCGCAAATTTATCAGCAGCGTTTCTCATGAATTAAGAACCCCATTGACAACTATTATTGGTTACACTGATATGCTTACCAGACGGCAGGTAGTCGACCCTGAAATTTTAAACCGATCGCTTAACACTATCAACCGCGAGGGTCACCGACTTTTACGTCTGGTTGACACCCTTTTAAATGCTAATAAAGTCGATAAGGCAGAGTTTGATTTTAAGAAAACAAATCTGAACATTGTTATCCTTTTATCTGAAGTTGTCGAACAAATGCAAATAAAGGCCGCACAATCGGAGGTTGAAATTAACTATCGTTCTGAAGACCTGCCTGAAATTCTTGGCGATTATGATCGACTGCAACAGGTTTTTATCAATATAATCCACAATGCTATTAAATATTCCAACCCGGGCGATATCATAGATGTGGTCTCAACTATTGAGGACCAGCATATCAATGTGTCAATCAGAGATTATGGTCCTGGTATTTCTGATATTGAACAAAACCGGATCTTCAATGCCTTCTACCGTGTTGAAGAAGACCGCTCCCGCGGTCCTGGTGAAGGCGGGTCTGGTCTCGGTCTTTATATTGTTAAACAGATCGTTGAAAAACACGAT
- a CDS encoding response regulator transcription factor — MNEKILVVDDEASIVDLIKMELEFEGYQVETAYDGVEAVEKALEIRPDLIVLDIMLPKKNGYDVCRELSPQLGVPIIMLTAKTDIIDKVLGLELGADDYLTKPFDNRELLARIKAHLRRSATIMDPPKEDSVIKNGDLCIYPDERMVTLKEEEIHLTPKEFELLFLLASNLEQVFPRDSLLEKIWGYDYYGDTRTVDMHVQRIRRKIDSQGNKYIQTVFGIGYKMRKI, encoded by the coding sequence ATGAATGAGAAAATTTTAGTTGTCGATGACGAAGCTTCTATTGTTGATTTAATAAAAATGGAACTTGAATTTGAAGGATATCAGGTGGAAACCGCATACGATGGCGTTGAAGCTGTGGAAAAAGCACTGGAAATCCGACCTGATCTTATTGTCCTGGATATTATGCTGCCCAAAAAAAATGGCTATGATGTTTGCCGCGAACTTTCTCCCCAGCTGGGTGTACCAATCATTATGTTGACCGCAAAAACGGATATTATCGATAAAGTTCTGGGTCTTGAACTGGGTGCTGATGACTACCTGACTAAACCCTTTGATAATCGCGAGCTACTGGCTCGAATCAAAGCCCATTTGCGCCGTTCAGCGACTATTATGGATCCGCCAAAGGAAGATTCAGTGATTAAAAATGGCGATCTCTGCATCTATCCCGATGAACGGATGGTAACTCTTAAAGAAGAAGAAATTCATCTTACTCCCAAGGAATTTGAACTCCTCTTCCTTCTTGCCTCCAATCTGGAACAGGTTTTTCCCCGAGATTCTCTGCTCGAAAAAATCTGGGGTTACGACTATTACGGTGATACCCGAACCGTTGATATGCATGTCCAGCGAATTCGTCGTAAAATTGATTCTCAGGGCAATAAATATATTCAAACGGTCTTTGGCATCGGTTATAAAATGAGGAAAATTTAA
- a CDS encoding tRNA 2-thiocytidine biosynthesis TtcA family protein produces MKKILGPLRRGIEQYEMIKPGDSIAVGLSGGKDSTALLMAMKRFQYFSPVPFELKAITLDLGFEGMDFTPLVDLCKELTVPYTIKKTEIGPIVFEERQEKSPCSLCARMKRGALHDLAISEGCRKIAFGHHSDDVVETFFLSLFYEGRINTFSPVTYLDRKDITLIRPMIFVKEKDILFDPLLKELPVIKSTCPADGHTKREEVKQLLKTVKLTVPDLYDRVIRAIQNEEQLHLWF; encoded by the coding sequence TTGAAAAAAATTCTTGGTCCTCTACGACGAGGCATTGAACAATATGAAATGATTAAACCTGGCGATTCCATCGCCGTTGGTCTTTCTGGCGGGAAGGACAGTACAGCCCTACTGATGGCAATGAAACGCTTTCAGTATTTTTCACCTGTTCCTTTCGAATTAAAAGCGATCACCCTGGATCTCGGTTTTGAGGGAATGGATTTCACCCCACTGGTTGATTTATGTAAAGAGCTTACAGTTCCCTATACGATTAAAAAAACAGAAATTGGCCCTATAGTTTTTGAAGAACGGCAGGAGAAAAGCCCCTGCTCCCTGTGTGCCAGAATGAAACGTGGCGCACTTCACGATCTGGCAATTTCTGAGGGTTGTCGGAAAATTGCATTTGGTCATCACAGTGACGATGTGGTTGAAACATTTTTTCTCAGTCTTTTTTACGAAGGACGAATTAACACATTCTCTCCCGTAACTTATCTTGATCGAAAAGATATCACCCTGATTCGCCCGATGATTTTCGTTAAAGAAAAAGACATTTTATTCGATCCTTTACTAAAGGAACTACCGGTTATCAAAAGCACCTGCCCTGCCGATGGCCATACCAAACGTGAAGAAGTAAAACAATTATTAAAAACAGTGAAACTGACCGTACCCGATCTCTATGACCGGGTTATCCGAGCTATCCAAAATGAAGAACAATTACACTTGTGGTTTTAA
- a CDS encoding small multi-drug export protein, with translation MKETIISLLAFLPDWFEILLVSAIPVVELRGSIPLGILVYGMPYIQTYLLGVLGSLIPAPFILAFIPAILNWMAKTKVFGSLAQWIIRKGMKKSDKIARTKFFGLFFFVAIPLPGTGVWTGCLAASLMGMEFRQSMISVILGTMTAGLIVTMLVAGGLLLV, from the coding sequence ATGAAAGAAACAATTATAAGTTTATTGGCATTTTTACCGGACTGGTTTGAAATTCTTCTGGTTTCAGCGATTCCAGTCGTTGAATTAAGAGGTTCGATTCCCCTGGGAATCCTTGTTTACGGAATGCCCTATATACAGACTTATTTATTGGGAGTTTTGGGAAGCTTGATTCCAGCTCCCTTTATTTTGGCTTTTATTCCCGCAATCCTCAATTGGATGGCAAAAACGAAGGTGTTTGGTAGTCTAGCACAATGGATTATTCGCAAAGGAATGAAAAAATCAGATAAAATTGCCCGAACTAAATTTTTTGGTCTGTTTTTCTTTGTAGCCATTCCCTTGCCGGGAACAGGAGTATGGACTGGCTGTCTGGCCGCTTCATTAATGGGAATGGAATTCAGACAAAGTATGATTTCGGTGATCCTTGGCACGATGACGGCGGGACTGATTGTGACAATGCTGGTTGCTGGTGGTTTATTGTTAGTTTAA
- a CDS encoding Xaa-Pro peptidase family protein: MALSKVFHQSRRRALGEQLKENDLALVFSGREIMMSADANYPFRVNHNFYYLTGLEEALVLYVLFKNEHGELEESLYLNEVDPLKEKWEGRKLRADEAAHQTGIRDIKTYEQLPDDLKARKISALYLDSRVLPYQNFKIQEETLKQFLKKQNTADLNPIFERMRLIKGTEEIAAIKKASQLTKKAFKRMCQEIKPGLYEYELAACFEYLIKRWGAQGTSFDSIVASGENATVLHYITNQRRIREGELVLFDLGARVNGYCGDLSRTVAVSTEMTNEQAMYFEMVHSVQKEMFKAYKPGASLKALQKRTLDLFEEKCRTNDCLPASGDIKEYYYHGIGHSLGLDTHDIRPQGDLILEPGMVMTVEPGIYVKEAGIGIRIEDDVVITQTGCEVL, encoded by the coding sequence ATGGCATTATCAAAAGTATTTCATCAAAGCAGACGAAGGGCACTTGGCGAACAACTGAAAGAAAATGATCTGGCTCTGGTTTTTTCTGGAAGGGAAATTATGATGTCGGCAGATGCCAATTATCCATTTCGGGTTAACCATAATTTTTATTATCTGACTGGATTAGAGGAAGCCCTGGTTTTATATGTTCTGTTTAAAAATGAGCATGGAGAATTGGAAGAAAGTCTCTACTTAAACGAAGTAGATCCGTTAAAAGAGAAATGGGAAGGCCGTAAACTAAGAGCTGATGAGGCTGCTCATCAGACAGGCATTCGAGATATTAAAACATATGAACAGTTACCGGATGATCTTAAGGCCCGAAAAATCAGCGCTTTATACCTTGATTCCAGAGTCTTACCCTATCAAAATTTTAAAATTCAGGAAGAGACACTTAAGCAGTTTTTAAAAAAACAAAACACAGCTGATTTAAATCCAATTTTTGAAAGAATGAGACTGATTAAAGGTACAGAGGAGATTGCGGCAATTAAGAAGGCCAGTCAGCTGACTAAAAAGGCTTTTAAACGGATGTGTCAGGAAATTAAGCCGGGACTCTATGAATATGAGCTGGCTGCCTGTTTTGAATATCTGATTAAACGATGGGGCGCTCAGGGAACGTCATTTGACAGTATCGTAGCATCAGGTGAAAATGCTACTGTTTTACACTATATCACCAATCAGAGGCGAATTAGAGAAGGTGAGCTGGTTTTGTTTGATCTTGGAGCTCGGGTCAACGGATATTGCGGTGATTTAAGTCGGACAGTTGCGGTCTCAACGGAGATGACAAACGAACAGGCTATGTATTTTGAGATGGTTCATTCTGTTCAGAAGGAAATGTTTAAAGCATATAAACCCGGTGCTTCCTTAAAAGCACTTCAGAAAAGAACTCTGGATTTGTTTGAGGAAAAGTGTCGAACAAACGACTGCCTGCCTGCAAGCGGTGACATAAAAGAGTATTATTATCACGGGATCGGGCACTCTCTAGGACTTGATACCCATGATATCAGGCCACAAGGTGATTTGATATTAGAACCGGGGATGGTTATGACAGTTGAACCGGGAATATATGTCAAAGAGGCTGGGATTGGTATTCGCATTGAAGATGATGTTGTGATTACTCAAACCGGGTGTGAAGTTTTGTAA
- the metK gene encoding methionine adenosyltransferase: protein MKKLFTSESVTEGHPDKICDQISDAVLDAIFEQDPMARVACETMVTTGLVMVAGEITTSCYVDIPKLVRETVREIGYDRAKYGFDCDTCAVVTAIDEQSSDIAMGVDEALESKEGSLKEANLATGAGDQGMMFGFACDETPELMPLPISLAHQLSKRLTDIRKEKVVDYLRPDGKTQVTVEYDDGVPTRIDTIVISTQHSADVSSETIKTDMLEKVIKPVIDEKLLDENTRYFINPTGRFVIGGPQGDCGLTGRKIIVDTYGGYGRHGGGAFSGKDPTKVDRSGAYAARYVAKNIVGAGLAKKCEVELAYAIGVAEPVSIYIDTFETGTIPEDEIVALVREHFDLRPAAIIEKLGLRAPIYKQTAAYGHFGRNDLNLPWERLDMVDVLKR, encoded by the coding sequence ATGAAAAAACTGTTTACATCTGAATCAGTCACCGAGGGACATCCGGATAAAATCTGTGATCAGATTTCCGATGCGGTACTGGATGCGATTTTTGAGCAGGATCCGATGGCTCGCGTAGCCTGCGAAACAATGGTTACAACTGGACTTGTGATGGTAGCCGGAGAAATTACGACCAGCTGCTATGTCGATATCCCTAAACTTGTTCGTGAAACCGTACGAGAAATCGGATATGACCGAGCCAAATATGGTTTTGACTGTGATACCTGTGCTGTCGTTACAGCCATTGATGAGCAGTCTTCTGATATTGCAATGGGAGTAGATGAAGCGCTGGAATCTAAGGAAGGAAGCCTTAAAGAAGCCAACCTGGCAACAGGTGCCGGAGACCAGGGAATGATGTTTGGCTTTGCCTGTGATGAAACACCGGAGCTGATGCCGCTGCCGATCTCGCTGGCACATCAGTTGTCAAAAAGACTGACAGATATCCGAAAAGAGAAAGTTGTTGATTATTTGCGACCAGATGGAAAAACACAGGTAACTGTGGAATATGATGATGGTGTACCAACCCGAATTGACACGATTGTTATTTCTACTCAACACAGTGCTGATGTTTCTTCAGAAACGATCAAAACGGATATGCTTGAAAAAGTAATTAAGCCGGTAATTGATGAAAAACTATTAGACGAAAACACCCGATATTTTATCAATCCGACTGGACGTTTTGTTATCGGTGGACCTCAAGGGGATTGCGGTTTAACCGGACGAAAAATTATTGTTGATACTTATGGCGGTTATGGTCGTCACGGCGGCGGCGCTTTTTCAGGAAAAGATCCAACAAAGGTAGATCGATCAGGCGCTTATGCAGCACGATATGTGGCAAAGAATATTGTTGGAGCCGGACTGGCTAAAAAATGTGAAGTTGAACTGGCCTATGCAATTGGCGTGGCGGAGCCTGTTTCTATCTATATTGATACTTTCGAAACGGGAACTATTCCAGAAGATGAGATTGTAGCCTTAGTCAGAGAACACTTCGATTTGCGACCGGCAGCAATTATTGAAAAGTTAGGGCTGCGGGCGCCAATTTATAAACAGACGGCTGCATACGGCCATTTTGGCAGAAATGATCTTAATTTACCATGGGAACGTCTTGATATGGTTGATGTATTAAAAAGATAA
- a CDS encoding peptidoglycan DD-metalloendopeptidase family protein, translating to MKKHRILSGILTGSLVLTFLISPVNGASLTDQLAESNARQEEAQYQVDMTQNTIDGIAAEAEKVNQEINRINGVIESINTEISELETRIAKTQQELGIAEAKKTEQEDEMSDRVRTLYMYGNDSILEFLFSATDFSDFITKLDMSRYIVSADKDILKALEETQNEIDEKKASIEADRLKTVEKRTEQESVLEEQESIKAQKDQLIAQNQVILDEYTAILESEVATGAAIESQLEAYYAEQQRLAEEAAQQAAQESADNSTGDAGSGADNSSDGGSSSGSSSDIVYSSGYVWPCSGSITSPFGWRTHPIYGDQRFHSGVDIGASSGTAVASAGNGTVISAGWNGGYGNCIIVDLGNGVSAVYAHLSAMYVSAGQTVSAGQTVGAVGSTGDSTGPHLHFEMRLYGSAVSPYNYF from the coding sequence ATGAAAAAACATAGAATATTATCAGGGATTTTAACTGGTTCACTGGTTTTGACATTTTTAATTAGTCCTGTTAATGGGGCGTCGCTTACCGATCAGTTGGCAGAAAGTAATGCCAGGCAGGAAGAGGCTCAATATCAGGTTGATATGACCCAAAATACGATTGACGGGATTGCTGCTGAAGCAGAAAAAGTTAATCAGGAAATTAACCGGATTAATGGTGTCATTGAAAGTATCAATACTGAGATTTCTGAGCTGGAAACGCGAATTGCAAAAACGCAGCAGGAACTGGGAATAGCAGAAGCAAAAAAAACTGAACAGGAAGATGAAATGAGTGATCGTGTTCGTACCCTATATATGTACGGAAACGACAGTATTTTGGAATTCCTTTTTTCGGCTACAGATTTTTCTGATTTTATTACCAAATTGGATATGTCGCGATACATTGTATCGGCAGATAAAGATATTCTAAAAGCCTTGGAAGAGACTCAGAATGAGATTGATGAGAAAAAAGCAAGTATTGAAGCTGATCGTCTGAAGACTGTTGAAAAGCGAACTGAGCAGGAATCGGTACTTGAAGAACAGGAAAGTATAAAAGCACAAAAAGATCAATTGATTGCTCAAAACCAGGTGATCTTAGATGAGTATACAGCTATTTTGGAATCAGAAGTGGCAACCGGAGCAGCAATCGAAAGTCAATTGGAAGCTTATTATGCTGAACAGCAGCGTCTTGCTGAAGAGGCCGCGCAACAGGCGGCACAAGAGTCAGCTGATAATTCAACTGGAGATGCTGGTAGTGGTGCTGATAATAGCAGTGACGGCGGAAGCAGCTCAGGATCATCCAGTGATATCGTCTATTCAAGTGGTTATGTCTGGCCTTGCTCAGGGTCAATAACCAGTCCTTTTGGCTGGAGAACTCACCCAATTTATGGTGATCAGCGTTTCCACTCAGGCGTTGATATTGGTGCTTCTAGTGGAACAGCGGTAGCCAGTGCCGGTAACGGAACGGTTATTTCTGCTGGCTGGAACGGTGGATATGGAAATTGTATTATAGTTGATCTTGGCAATGGTGTATCAGCAGTTTATGCACATCTCAGTGCCATGTACGTTTCCGCTGGACAAACGGTAAGTGCAGGTCAAACCGTAGGTGCTGTTGGAAGTACCGGTGATTCTACAGGTCCCCACCTTCACTTCGAAATGCGCCTCTACGGATCAGCCGTTAGTCCGTATAACTATTTTTAA